In Panacibacter ginsenosidivorans, the following proteins share a genomic window:
- a CDS encoding helix-turn-helix domain-containing protein — protein sequence MKPLLTIEHNHTALISFLPPLRFAQWYIPRHESEIIDNNEIQTATQFIEVSNTVILYAMMYAVNSVKAFITKPEPSVFFYFVLKGEHSITIQNAGQLKLRAGHFIVVSHPAMQAQLQMPAVKDHVIFILMPAVEDVVSRLALYPELHGERMQLNKRAPFIFGRQPFFMHASFFNVIKRITQAPFTEDLKQVCIELCAALIHLAFSQIQKQQVIAHTGQVFSFAHDIKNIIHAGALQHLSISEIARKSGHGSNKISGVFKKVFGVSLGSYIRNWKLQSAWNMLVETQVPVKKIAYACGYSNAANFCQAFKNRFHITPSSLRKKSS from the coding sequence ATGAAACCCTTGTTAACCATCGAACATAATCACACCGCCCTTATATCCTTTCTGCCACCGCTGCGTTTTGCGCAGTGGTATATTCCACGCCACGAAAGTGAAATCATTGATAACAACGAAATACAAACAGCAACACAGTTTATAGAAGTAAGTAATACCGTCATTTTGTACGCAATGATGTATGCAGTAAATTCTGTAAAAGCATTTATTACGAAACCTGAACCGTCTGTCTTTTTTTATTTTGTTTTAAAAGGAGAGCATTCCATTACCATACAGAATGCAGGTCAGCTAAAACTCAGGGCCGGGCATTTTATCGTTGTCTCCCATCCTGCAATGCAGGCACAATTACAAATGCCGGCAGTAAAAGACCATGTAATATTTATCTTAATGCCTGCGGTAGAAGATGTCGTATCAAGGCTCGCCCTTTATCCGGAACTACATGGCGAAAGAATGCAGCTCAACAAACGGGCTCCTTTTATTTTCGGTAGACAGCCTTTTTTTATGCATGCTTCTTTTTTCAATGTCATAAAAAGAATAACACAAGCTCCTTTTACAGAAGATTTGAAACAGGTTTGCATTGAGCTCTGTGCTGCATTGATTCATCTTGCTTTTTCCCAGATACAAAAACAACAGGTAATAGCACACACCGGTCAGGTCTTCTCATTTGCACATGATATTAAAAATATCATTCATGCTGGTGCGTTGCAGCATCTTTCAATCAGCGAAATTGCGCGTAAGAGCGGGCACGGTTCAAACAAGATATCAGGAGTATTTAAAAAAGTATTCGGCGTATCCTTGGGGTCCTATATCAGGAATTGGAAATTACAGAGCGCATGGAATATGCTGGTCGAAACACAGGTGCCCGTTAAGAAAATTGCATATGCTTGTGGCTATAGTAACGCTGCCAATTTCTGTCAGGCTTTTAAAAACCGATTTCATATCACGCCTTCATCTCTCAGGAAAAAAAGCTCATAG
- a CDS encoding RagB/SusD family nutrient uptake outer membrane protein produces the protein MKTILHLLLAALFFAACKKSSFLDKRPDQSLVVPQTLTDMQALLDNDRVMNGAGGFGVVPALGEMGTTDYFLEEQDLNGFIPPMERNAYTWQKTIYNGETVPDWNLPYAAVFYANNALEGIEKIERTNANAQAWDNVKGSALFYRAYMFYQLAQVFAAVYDSSTAATDKGIPLRLKADINETISRSTVQQTYDRIIEDLNEALPLLPSLPLYATRPSKAAVYALLSKVYLNVYDYAKANENATNCLQLQDELMDYNEVDTTVTFPFQPLNSETIFFEAAIPHLSVTPFVAGIDTALYNSYTADDLRKKLFFTQKESGVITFMGSYGLYDLFNGIATDEIMLIQAECLARMNKTTEALNVLNNLLVTRFRTGTYVPYEASNAEEALDITLTERRKELIMRGTRWTDLRRLNEDPLTTTILQRTVQGTTYTLPPNDPRYVYPIPDDVIGYNPGMFQNPR, from the coding sequence ATGAAGACAATATTACACCTTTTGCTTGCAGCACTATTTTTTGCTGCATGCAAAAAATCTTCTTTCCTAGATAAGAGGCCCGATCAATCTCTTGTAGTTCCACAAACACTGACAGACATGCAGGCATTGCTGGACAATGACCGCGTAATGAATGGCGCAGGCGGATTCGGGGTGGTGCCTGCACTTGGTGAAATGGGAACAACGGATTATTTTCTTGAAGAGCAGGATCTTAATGGATTCATTCCGCCGATGGAACGCAATGCCTATACATGGCAGAAAACAATTTATAACGGCGAAACAGTACCGGACTGGAACCTGCCTTATGCGGCAGTGTTCTATGCAAACAATGCACTCGAGGGGATAGAGAAGATAGAAAGAACAAACGCAAATGCACAGGCATGGGATAATGTAAAAGGCAGTGCATTGTTTTACCGCGCTTACATGTTTTACCAACTGGCACAGGTATTTGCGGCGGTGTATGACAGCAGCACAGCCGCGACAGATAAAGGAATTCCCTTACGTTTAAAAGCAGATATTAATGAAACGATCAGCAGATCAACGGTGCAGCAAACCTATGATCGCATTATAGAAGATCTTAATGAGGCGTTACCGCTATTGCCATCGTTGCCGCTTTATGCAACACGCCCTTCAAAAGCAGCGGTGTATGCGTTGCTTTCAAAAGTTTATTTGAATGTGTATGATTATGCAAAGGCAAACGAGAACGCAACAAATTGTTTGCAGTTGCAGGATGAGCTGATGGATTACAATGAGGTTGACACAACGGTTACGTTTCCTTTCCAGCCACTGAACAGTGAAACTATATTTTTTGAAGCAGCAATACCGCATTTATCCGTAACACCATTTGTAGCAGGTATAGATACTGCACTGTACAACAGCTACACCGCAGATGACCTGCGGAAGAAATTATTCTTTACACAAAAAGAATCGGGTGTTATCACTTTTATGGGCAGTTATGGTTTGTATGACCTGTTCAATGGCATTGCCACCGATGAGATCATGCTGATACAGGCAGAGTGTCTGGCGAGAATGAATAAAACAACGGAAGCATTAAATGTATTGAACAATTTGCTGGTTACAAGATTCCGCACAGGCACGTACGTGCCGTATGAAGCGTCAAACGCCGAAGAAGCGCTTGACATTACCCTTACCGAACGGCGCAAAGAACTGATCATGCGTGGCACAAGATGGACAGACCTAAGGCGACTGAACGAAGACCCTTTAACTACAACCATATTACAACGAACCGTACAAGGCACCACATATACATTACCGCCAAATGATCCACGCTATGTGTATCCTATACCGGATGATGTGATCGGTTATAACCCCGGCATGTTTCAAAACCCACGGTAA
- a CDS encoding MauE/DoxX family redox-associated membrane protein gives MKKIFPDIVAFLLIFLFTYTSINKLYSLDSFTAVLKAMPVIKPVAFILTWLIPSVELVVVALLFFPVTRLLGLQCSTALLLLFTLYLFYALAVSDDLPCSCGGIISSMTWKQHLLFNSTLILLTVTAVLFARRLEKKQKILLQ, from the coding sequence ATGAAAAAAATATTTCCTGATATAGTAGCCTTCCTGCTCATCTTTCTTTTCACTTATACCTCGATCAATAAACTATACTCATTGGATTCATTCACCGCGGTTTTAAAAGCAATGCCTGTAATAAAACCCGTTGCTTTTATATTAACCTGGCTTATTCCGTCCGTTGAATTAGTGGTCGTTGCACTTTTATTTTTTCCGGTTACCCGCTTATTAGGCTTGCAGTGCTCCACTGCTTTGCTGTTACTTTTCACACTTTATCTTTTCTATGCGCTTGCTGTATCAGATGATCTGCCCTGTTCCTGCGGCGGCATAATAAGTAGCATGACATGGAAACAACATCTTTTGTTTAACAGTACACTTATTCTGCTCACAGTCACCGCTGTTTTATTTGCCCGTAGATTGGAAAAAAAACAAAAAATATTATTGCAATAA
- a CDS encoding redoxin domain-containing protein, translating to MQKIILLLFIIVFPGACFSQDSLTWVLATTAVKRDGKEIHIGEKVADINFNRILNNNNKRTTLYNFLDKPLIIDFWHQYCTVCVGEFSRLEKLRQRFKDSVNILLVTFQSNTSTNEFFERRKAEGKPVLLPCVTEDTLLRKTFGHEGDPHIVWINTNGTVQAITSHIALNETNLSAWLKHGNIDLAVKSNQRDFDPYKPLLVNNNGGASGAFHYRSVLTGYIDSIPALSLFVRSDDKQTKLAAFNTTIDQLFKDAYAMFDTTAASYLNLDWLNKRVLYEYQDSSTAQYYSDAYDAGYGQLTAFQRNHLYCYELDLPVTFTTQQAAGIMLDELSKLFAIKPFTETRSVTGLALIRTADTDRLKTKGIAATGRIQQDSTMIVKDMPVSALVNVLNLNYYFPLVVDETGYPGNIDITIPLKEKDLHAVETALMNYGLALVPKRYDMPMLVLESFK from the coding sequence ATGCAAAAGATAATTCTTCTCCTGTTCATAATAGTATTCCCGGGAGCATGCTTTAGCCAGGACTCGCTTACATGGGTTCTTGCAACGACTGCTGTAAAACGGGATGGCAAAGAAATTCATATCGGCGAAAAAGTAGCCGATATCAATTTCAATAGAATACTCAACAACAATAACAAGAGAACCACATTGTATAACTTCCTTGATAAACCGCTGATCATAGATTTCTGGCACCAGTACTGCACTGTTTGTGTGGGAGAATTTTCAAGACTGGAAAAATTGCGCCAGCGATTTAAAGACAGTGTAAATATTTTACTGGTAACATTTCAGAGCAATACTTCGACGAATGAGTTTTTTGAAAGAAGAAAAGCAGAGGGTAAACCGGTATTACTGCCATGTGTTACAGAAGACACATTGCTTAGAAAAACGTTTGGTCATGAAGGAGACCCTCATATTGTCTGGATAAATACGAATGGAACGGTGCAGGCCATTACATCTCATATTGCATTAAATGAGACAAACCTGTCAGCCTGGTTGAAACATGGCAATATTGACCTGGCTGTTAAATCGAACCAACGCGATTTTGATCCATACAAGCCATTGCTTGTAAACAACAATGGCGGGGCGTCAGGAGCATTCCATTACCGTTCTGTGCTCACAGGTTACATCGACAGCATACCTGCCTTGTCATTATTTGTACGTTCAGATGATAAGCAAACAAAGCTGGCGGCATTCAATACAACCATCGACCAGTTGTTCAAAGATGCTTATGCGATGTTTGATACGACAGCAGCGTCTTATCTTAACCTTGACTGGTTAAATAAGAGAGTGCTGTATGAGTATCAAGACTCTTCGACAGCACAGTATTACAGTGACGCTTATGATGCCGGTTATGGACAGCTTACTGCTTTTCAGCGTAATCATTTGTATTGTTACGAGCTTGATCTGCCGGTAACTTTTACAACGCAGCAGGCAGCGGGAATAATGCTGGACGAGTTGTCGAAACTTTTTGCAATAAAACCATTTACAGAAACACGCAGTGTTACCGGACTTGCGCTTATTCGAACAGCGGATACAGATAGACTAAAAACAAAAGGGATAGCAGCAACCGGGAGAATACAGCAGGATTCTACTATGATCGTAAAAGATATGCCGGTTTCGGCCCTTGTAAATGTACTCAACCTCAATTATTATTTCCCGCTGGTTGTTGATGAAACAGGTTATCCGGGTAATATAGATATAACTATTCCTTTGAAGGAAAAAGATCTTCATGCTGTAGAAACTGCATTAATGAATTATGGATTGGCACTTGTTCCGAAGCGCTATGATATGCCCATGCTTGTCTTGGAATCATTTAAATAG